A single region of the Natronorubrum daqingense genome encodes:
- a CDS encoding carboxylate--amine ligase: MDTAARGGRASVVIPGVAAPSSVACVRSFGRRGIRPIVVSSDETTPAFHSKYCAEAIRVPSPHDDLVAYKDALRALAERPDVRTIVPVREPDIYVLSKYREEFAEFVATPWPDFGTLSRTQDRIRLFSAAETAGVDAPETTLFTAPPDGDRQWIMKPRYTILGDEYLEEYTPETCVAPPSTTYLESTHATSAESAQLEMHHVPLVQEYVSTTEEYGFFALYDEGEAVATFQHRQRRGYSYAGGPSSFRESVDIPALKAAGLALLDELEWHGLAMVEFLRDEKTGQFKLMEVNPRFWSSLPFTVRAGADFPYYYWLQAAGRTDEIDDAYESDIGGHLLRGEALYLYSILTDDIGLVEKPGLSSAVVDVARSLLTQPRFDYLTRDDPRPFVRDALNTISAIRS; the protein is encoded by the coding sequence ATGGATACTGCCGCCCGGGGTGGACGAGCGTCCGTCGTTATTCCCGGCGTCGCCGCACCCAGTAGCGTCGCTTGCGTCCGATCGTTTGGTCGTCGCGGCATCCGACCCATCGTCGTCTCGAGCGACGAGACGACCCCCGCGTTTCACTCGAAGTACTGTGCGGAAGCGATTCGCGTGCCCTCGCCACACGACGACCTCGTCGCGTACAAGGACGCGCTCCGTGCGCTCGCCGAGCGGCCGGACGTCCGAACGATCGTTCCGGTTCGGGAGCCGGATATCTACGTGCTCTCGAAGTACCGTGAGGAGTTTGCCGAGTTCGTCGCCACTCCCTGGCCGGATTTCGGGACGCTTTCGCGAACGCAAGATCGCATTCGACTCTTTTCGGCCGCCGAGACGGCGGGCGTCGACGCGCCCGAGACGACCCTGTTCACGGCACCTCCCGACGGCGACCGCCAGTGGATCATGAAGCCACGGTACACGATTCTCGGCGACGAGTACCTCGAGGAGTACACCCCCGAGACGTGCGTCGCCCCGCCGTCGACGACGTACCTCGAGTCGACGCACGCGACGAGCGCCGAGTCCGCCCAACTCGAGATGCACCACGTGCCGTTAGTCCAGGAGTACGTCTCGACGACCGAGGAGTACGGCTTCTTCGCCCTCTACGACGAGGGGGAGGCGGTCGCGACGTTCCAGCACCGACAGCGACGGGGCTACAGCTACGCCGGCGGGCCCAGTTCGTTTCGCGAATCGGTCGACATTCCGGCCCTGAAAGCCGCCGGCCTCGCGTTGCTCGACGAACTCGAGTGGCACGGCCTGGCGATGGTCGAGTTTCTGCGCGACGAAAAAACCGGCCAGTTCAAACTGATGGAAGTCAACCCGCGGTTCTGGTCGTCGCTTCCCTTCACGGTCCGCGCGGGCGCAGACTTTCCGTACTACTACTGGCTGCAAGCCGCCGGACGAACGGACGAGATCGACGACGCCTACGAGAGCGACATTGGTGGCCACCTCCTCCGCGGAGAGGCCCTGTACCTCTACTCGATTCTCACCGACGACATCGGACTGGTCGAAAAGCCCGGGCTCTCGAGCGCCGTCGTCGACGTTGCGCGATCGTTGCTCACGCAGCCGCGATTCGATTACCTCACTCGAGACGACCCGCGTCCGTTCGTTCGGGACGCCCTAAACACGATTTCGGCGATACGCTCCTAA
- a CDS encoding alkaline phosphatase family protein, translated as MSRSSPAERAFVLGFDGVPWRLIEQWSEEGELPNFARMREDGASGTLESTQPATTPLAWPSIATGVWPDKHGLYGFQNLSSGYSHEMYTSYDMQQPALWDLLSPAHVGNVPMTYPPQEIDGSMVTGMMTPSTDKEYTHPPELKADIESQIPDYTISLDYPEYADRLEEFEVAVNDMLENRKTVMNLQMDEAGDDWRLFFFVFTAPDRFQHLIWDMDRLLAHYKKLDEILGEVMDYTEEHDADLYVTSDHGFGPIEELVYVNHILEEEGYLFREEDDGTRGALASLGISRDRITDALERVGISEELIVSTLPRSLVDSVAEQIPGDHALYDVDYERTAAFVHGAGCLYINDTERFDSGVVEPRQVPALKAELTDLFESVTNDEGEPMLNVLDGDELFPTDDGSPDLIVNGHDVYEARNAITDEATGPTGTYAASHRKEGIVLCRGPSIEAGATLRGARVVDIAPTLLHGIGEPVPKNADGRVLFDAFDTETEPASTKVERTGVSQSDTDGSVEDDFTDVEDRLKGLGYME; from the coding sequence ATGAGCAGGTCTTCCCCAGCCGAGCGCGCATTCGTGCTCGGATTCGACGGCGTTCCGTGGAGACTCATCGAACAATGGAGCGAAGAGGGGGAACTCCCCAACTTCGCTCGGATGCGCGAGGACGGTGCCTCGGGCACTCTCGAGAGCACGCAACCGGCGACGACGCCGCTCGCGTGGCCCTCCATCGCGACCGGCGTCTGGCCGGACAAACACGGTCTCTACGGCTTTCAGAATCTCTCGTCGGGGTACTCCCACGAGATGTACACAAGCTACGACATGCAACAGCCGGCGCTCTGGGATCTCCTCTCGCCAGCCCACGTCGGCAACGTCCCGATGACGTACCCGCCCCAGGAGATCGACGGCTCGATGGTCACCGGCATGATGACGCCGTCGACCGACAAGGAGTACACCCATCCGCCGGAACTGAAAGCCGACATCGAGTCGCAGATCCCCGACTACACGATCAGCCTCGACTATCCGGAGTACGCCGATCGCCTCGAGGAATTCGAGGTCGCCGTCAACGACATGCTCGAGAACCGAAAGACGGTGATGAACCTCCAGATGGACGAAGCCGGCGACGACTGGCGGCTGTTTTTCTTCGTCTTCACCGCACCCGATCGATTCCAGCACCTCATCTGGGACATGGACCGGCTGCTCGCCCACTACAAGAAACTCGACGAGATCCTCGGCGAAGTGATGGACTACACCGAGGAACACGACGCCGACCTCTACGTCACCTCCGACCACGGCTTCGGGCCGATCGAGGAACTCGTCTACGTCAATCACATCCTCGAGGAGGAAGGCTACCTCTTCAGGGAGGAAGACGACGGCACGCGCGGCGCGCTCGCGAGCCTCGGTATCTCCCGAGACCGGATTACGGACGCCCTCGAGCGTGTCGGGATCTCCGAGGAGTTGATCGTCTCGACGCTGCCGCGTTCGCTCGTCGATTCTGTCGCCGAGCAGATTCCGGGGGATCACGCCCTCTACGACGTCGATTACGAGCGAACGGCCGCGTTCGTCCACGGCGCCGGCTGTCTGTACATCAACGACACCGAACGATTCGATAGCGGCGTCGTCGAGCCACGGCAGGTACCGGCGCTCAAAGCGGAACTTACCGATCTCTTCGAGTCGGTCACGAACGACGAGGGAGAGCCGATGCTCAACGTCCTCGACGGCGACGAGTTGTTCCCGACCGACGACGGTTCGCCGGACCTCATCGTCAACGGCCACGACGTCTACGAGGCCCGCAACGCGATCACCGACGAAGCGACGGGCCCGACCGGCACGTACGCGGCGAGCCATCGGAAAGAGGGAATCGTCCTCTGTCGCGGCCCGTCGATCGAGGCCGGAGCGACGCTGCGCGGGGCCCGAGTCGTCGACATCGCCCCGACGCTCTTACACGGCATCGGCGAACCCGTCCCGAAAAACGCCGACGGCCGCGTCCTCTTCGACGCCTTCGACACGGAAACTGAGCCCGCGTCGACGAAAGTCGAACGGACGGGCGTCTCGCAATCTGACACCGACGGAAGCGTCGAGGACGACTTCACGGACGTCGAGGATCGTCTGAAGGGGCTCGGTTACATGGAATAG
- a CDS encoding polysaccharide deacetylase family protein — protein sequence MGSVVLSLDAELGWGFHDLEDPPTDRVEAGRRGWSVMCDLLEEFDVEATWAVVGHLMLESCDGTHADHPAPPGWFERERNSWADREDLRFGPDLVRRVLESDVDHEFASHSFSHVLFGDSATDHDLATAELERATEIAAEWGQTVDSFIYPRNDVGHRDVLAEHGVSAYRGKSPTRDGVRGLFDSTLRDQSMLVEPEIDEFGLVNVPASLFLFGFEGPARTVAESVWADPMLELARRGIDEAVQTDGVFHMWLHPNNLTSKRDDQRMRAILAHLARRREETDLTVETMADVANRLHRSHGLDGLDSVSTHVDGQATAGGASSAGGN from the coding sequence GTGGGTAGCGTCGTCCTCTCTCTCGATGCCGAACTCGGCTGGGGCTTTCACGACCTCGAGGATCCGCCGACGGACCGCGTGGAAGCCGGTCGCCGTGGCTGGAGCGTCATGTGCGATCTGCTCGAGGAGTTCGACGTGGAAGCGACCTGGGCCGTCGTCGGCCACCTCATGCTCGAGTCCTGTGACGGAACGCACGCCGACCACCCGGCACCTCCCGGCTGGTTCGAGCGCGAACGCAACAGCTGGGCGGATCGCGAGGACCTCCGATTCGGCCCCGACCTCGTTAGACGCGTCCTCGAGTCGGATGTCGATCACGAGTTCGCCAGCCACTCCTTCTCGCACGTTCTCTTCGGCGACTCCGCGACGGATCACGACCTCGCCACGGCCGAACTCGAGCGAGCGACCGAGATTGCCGCCGAGTGGGGCCAGACCGTCGATTCGTTCATCTATCCCCGAAACGACGTCGGGCACCGGGACGTACTCGCAGAGCACGGCGTGAGCGCCTACCGCGGCAAATCCCCGACGAGAGACGGCGTTCGAGGCCTCTTCGATTCGACGCTACGAGACCAGTCGATGCTCGTCGAGCCCGAAATCGACGAGTTCGGGCTGGTCAACGTTCCGGCCTCGCTGTTCCTCTTCGGGTTCGAGGGCCCCGCACGGACCGTCGCTGAGTCCGTCTGGGCGGATCCGATGCTCGAGTTAGCCCGTCGCGGGATCGACGAGGCGGTCCAGACCGATGGCGTGTTCCACATGTGGCTTCATCCGAACAATCTGACGTCGAAACGAGACGACCAGCGGATGCGTGCGATCCTCGCCCACCTCGCTCGTCGTCGCGAGGAGACGGACCTCACGGTCGAAACGATGGCTGACGTCGCGAACCGACTGCATCGATCACACGGCCTCGACGGCCTCGACAGCGTGTCGACACACGTCGACGGGCAGGCGACTGCGGGTGGGGCGAGTAGCGCCGGCGGGAACTGA
- a CDS encoding Gfo/Idh/MocA family protein translates to MPATLLGRWSDSGALSLGILGVGNIGMVHLKSASAMPGVTPVAAADAVPSNRDRAESAGVARTYDDYTTLLEHEDLDAVVVALPPFLHADAVERAAEAGVDVFVEKPLARTAEEAEEMIETAREADIALGVDHTLRYQPDMVGVKDEFDEGRVGHVPYASITRLNDGPLGRPPASEAPPAWPLDPEAVGGGSLLELGVHCLDVLEWLFGDLEVQSASMGQTLDVPVEDAATVLLRARETETTITLHCGSYQWEQLPEVNTRLRLEGITGTITNQDHLPANFYADAAHSALTNATSRLRRSDPDVFGPTFYLQAHYDALEDFCDAIRNDEAPPVGGDVGLRTLELAEQAYELAAGEDDAALEIPEVVS, encoded by the coding sequence ATGCCTGCAACACTTCTTGGCCGGTGGTCCGACTCGGGTGCCCTTTCGCTCGGCATCCTCGGCGTCGGAAACATCGGCATGGTACACCTGAAATCGGCCAGCGCGATGCCGGGGGTCACTCCCGTCGCGGCCGCCGACGCGGTGCCGTCGAATCGCGACCGAGCCGAGTCTGCCGGTGTAGCCCGAACGTACGACGACTACACGACGCTCCTCGAGCACGAAGACCTCGACGCGGTGGTCGTCGCGTTGCCGCCGTTTCTTCACGCGGACGCGGTCGAACGCGCCGCCGAGGCCGGCGTCGACGTCTTCGTCGAAAAACCCCTCGCGCGAACGGCCGAGGAGGCCGAGGAGATGATCGAAACCGCTCGCGAAGCCGATATCGCCCTCGGCGTCGATCACACGCTTCGCTACCAGCCCGACATGGTCGGCGTCAAAGACGAGTTCGACGAGGGGCGGGTCGGACACGTCCCCTACGCCTCGATCACGCGGCTCAACGACGGGCCGCTCGGTCGGCCGCCCGCCTCCGAAGCGCCGCCAGCGTGGCCCCTCGATCCGGAGGCCGTCGGCGGCGGCTCCTTGCTCGAGTTAGGCGTCCACTGTCTGGACGTCCTCGAGTGGCTCTTCGGCGACCTCGAGGTTCAGAGCGCCTCGATGGGGCAGACGCTCGACGTGCCCGTCGAGGACGCCGCGACGGTCCTCTTGCGCGCGCGGGAGACGGAGACGACGATCACGCTCCACTGTGGCTCCTACCAGTGGGAGCAACTCCCCGAGGTCAACACGCGACTGCGCCTCGAGGGGATCACGGGCACGATCACGAATCAGGATCACCTGCCGGCGAACTTCTACGCCGACGCCGCCCACTCCGCACTGACGAACGCGACGAGTCGACTGCGCCGAAGCGATCCCGACGTGTTCGGGCCGACGTTCTACTTGCAGGCCCACTACGACGCGCTCGAGGACTTCTGTGATGCCATCCGAAACGACGAGGCCCCGCCCGTTGGCGGCGACGTCGGCTTGCGAACGCTCGAGTTGGCCGAACAGGCCTACGAACTCGCAGCGGGCGAAGACGATGCCGCCCTCGAAATTCCGGAGGTGGTCTCGTGA
- a CDS encoding DUF362 domain-containing protein — MSVCLAGVDASERRGGWDPDADGRRAGLESPIRTVLESHTSSLTAADRLTLVPDTHYPFHPSSGMVTDPAVVAALVDHLEGRTSADIAVAGISDDRIGFDRTADYLGYPTILESTDATLVDLADESRRNRVVSIDGERVSLTVPERLLESTVVVVPTLRPTEDGPVAGGMRTLERFVSSVDDSELTALAATRAAEPVLTVLDATTAYGGDPVAADTLLAGPTPQVDALASSLLERSIADDSALENAFGVSVPSITVETPNDGVSVDVDSLRRRLPKGELPPPDEMHPAVTAAYRLYATVSGDAVPPQLEQGP, encoded by the coding sequence GTGAGCGTCTGTCTCGCCGGCGTCGACGCGTCGGAGCGACGCGGCGGCTGGGACCCCGACGCCGACGGTCGACGGGCGGGACTCGAGTCGCCGATTCGGACCGTACTCGAGTCCCACACGAGTTCGCTCACCGCTGCCGATCGACTCACGCTCGTTCCGGATACCCACTATCCGTTCCATCCCTCCTCTGGGATGGTCACCGACCCCGCCGTCGTCGCCGCCCTCGTCGACCACCTCGAGGGGCGAACGAGTGCCGATATCGCCGTCGCGGGAATCAGCGACGATCGAATCGGCTTCGATCGAACGGCTGACTACCTCGGCTATCCGACCATCCTCGAGTCCACCGACGCGACACTCGTCGACCTGGCGGACGAATCCCGTCGAAATCGCGTCGTTTCCATCGACGGGGAGCGGGTATCGCTCACCGTCCCCGAACGACTTCTCGAGAGCACCGTCGTCGTCGTGCCGACGCTCCGACCGACCGAGGACGGCCCGGTGGCGGGCGGGATGCGCACGCTCGAGCGATTCGTCTCGAGCGTCGACGACTCCGAACTGACCGCGCTCGCGGCGACGCGGGCCGCCGAACCCGTGCTCACCGTTCTCGACGCGACGACCGCCTACGGCGGCGACCCGGTCGCTGCTGACACCCTGCTGGCCGGACCGACGCCGCAAGTCGACGCGCTCGCCTCGTCGCTGCTCGAGCGTTCGATCGCCGACGATTCGGCCCTCGAGAACGCCTTCGGCGTGTCGGTGCCCTCGATCACCGTCGAGACGCCGAACGACGGGGTCAGCGTCGACGTTGACTCGCTTCGCCGCCGACTGCCGAAAGGCGAGTTGCCGCCGCCGGACGAGATGCACCCCGCCGTGACGGCCGCCTACAGACTCTACGCGACGGTTTCCGGCGACGCCGTCCCGCCACAACTCGAGCAAGGACCATGA
- a CDS encoding NAD-dependent epimerase/dehydratase family protein, which yields MTGSTTAAVTGATGFLGSALCERLLADGWDVRGLSRPTSDRGDLEGVEWYVGDLFDDETLADLVDGVDTVFHLAGIGLWSAGPETVHRVNADGTARVLEACRQGDVGRLVFTSTSGTRRPPDGAEVADETDVAEPIGAYQASKAEAERMVDEYAATGGDAVTVHPTSIFGPGDEEFTAQLLAMGLEPTMPAYLPGGLSIVGVSDVVDGLLLAGERGTNGEHYVLGGENLTYNQAVRRIAHAADGSPARIQVPSLAIQAAGPVAEAASAVAGVRMFPFDRQMASLATQRLFYTSRKAERELGYEYRPLEDHLPETMTWYREEV from the coding sequence ATGACCGGGTCGACTACCGCCGCCGTCACCGGCGCGACGGGATTCCTCGGGTCTGCCCTTTGTGAACGCCTGCTCGCGGACGGCTGGGACGTTCGCGGACTGAGCCGTCCTACGTCGGATCGCGGCGACCTCGAGGGCGTGGAGTGGTACGTCGGGGACCTCTTCGACGATGAGACGCTCGCGGACCTCGTCGACGGCGTCGATACCGTCTTCCACCTCGCCGGGATCGGCCTCTGGAGCGCCGGTCCCGAAACTGTCCACCGGGTCAACGCCGACGGCACGGCGCGCGTGCTCGAGGCCTGCCGGCAGGGCGACGTCGGCCGACTCGTCTTCACCAGTACCTCCGGGACGCGTCGTCCACCGGACGGGGCGGAGGTTGCGGACGAGACCGACGTCGCCGAACCGATCGGTGCGTACCAGGCCTCCAAGGCCGAAGCAGAGCGCATGGTCGACGAGTACGCCGCTACCGGTGGTGACGCCGTCACCGTTCACCCAACGTCGATTTTCGGCCCCGGCGACGAGGAGTTCACCGCCCAGTTGCTCGCGATGGGTCTCGAGCCGACTATGCCGGCGTACCTGCCCGGCGGGCTGAGCATCGTCGGCGTCTCCGACGTCGTCGATGGGCTACTGTTGGCCGGCGAGCGGGGGACGAACGGCGAGCACTACGTCCTCGGCGGGGAGAATCTGACTTACAATCAGGCCGTCAGGCGAATCGCACACGCCGCAGACGGCTCGCCGGCCCGAATTCAGGTGCCGTCGCTGGCGATTCAGGCCGCCGGCCCGGTCGCCGAAGCCGCCAGCGCCGTCGCCGGCGTTCGGATGTTTCCCTTCGACCGACAGATGGCGTCCCTCGCCACGCAGCGACTCTTTTACACCTCGAGAAAGGCCGAGCGGGAACTCGGCTACGAGTATCGCCCGCTCGAGGATCACCTCCCTGAGACGATGACCTGGTACCGCGAGGAGGTCTGA
- a CDS encoding DUF7342 family protein, with translation MGRDDSVRAGIEPFPDTDETGSVDAVAERAWKSETTAFERVESILSRTTEWHHASEIAARACVSEPTARKHLRALVESRHASANETASGTQFKRNPDRKRLERVQQLADEHSRSELEHAIREMKQRIRAFEDEYGVTSPESLVEDIEPDDERGWDDRSRWKTTRRNLTFAKTALSFKETRHVDSMSTGEGRPLEENA, from the coding sequence ATGGGCCGAGACGACTCGGTGAGAGCCGGGATCGAGCCGTTTCCGGACACGGATGAGACCGGTAGTGTCGACGCCGTCGCCGAACGGGCGTGGAAATCGGAAACCACCGCGTTCGAACGGGTCGAGTCGATCCTCTCGCGAACGACCGAGTGGCATCATGCGAGCGAAATCGCCGCCCGTGCCTGCGTTTCTGAGCCGACTGCACGGAAACACCTCCGTGCACTCGTCGAATCCCGTCACGCGTCAGCGAACGAAACCGCCTCCGGAACGCAGTTCAAACGAAATCCCGATCGAAAGCGACTCGAGCGCGTCCAACAACTCGCCGACGAACACTCGCGAAGCGAACTGGAACACGCCATTCGAGAGATGAAGCAGCGGATTCGAGCGTTCGAAGACGAATACGGGGTCACGAGCCCAGAATCACTCGTCGAGGACATCGAACCCGACGACGAACGGGGATGGGACGACCGCTCGCGATGGAAGACGACGCGTCGGAACCTCACGTTCGCGAAGACGGCACTTTCGTTCAAAGAAACGCGCCACGTCGATTCGATGAGCACCGGCGAAGGTCGCCCGCTCGAAGAAAATGCCTAG
- a CDS encoding glycosyltransferase: protein MHVLTITNSADAPFMNQQMAALERHGVTFEIVTVEGSDDDETDRTPFDYLRTVPSAVAEASNGYDLIHAHYGLTAPIALAQLRTPVVLSLWGSDVHGPVKPLSQLCAPLCEEVVVMSDRMREALGQDAHVIPDGVDLTKFQPESRERARAKIDWETGDAYQVLFPYSPTREVKDFPRARRIVAAASNFLERPIDLRTVSDVPHETIPNYMNAADALLLTSKSEGSPNSVKEAMACDLPVVATDVGDVRERLAGVSPSCVGRTDTELIEGLIGVLEREERSNGREVVREVSLEETTSQLLEIYERVAGTSTRRIETVARQE from the coding sequence ATGCACGTCCTCACGATCACGAACAGCGCCGACGCACCGTTTATGAATCAGCAGATGGCCGCTCTCGAGCGCCACGGAGTCACGTTCGAAATTGTGACAGTCGAGGGATCCGACGACGACGAGACCGATCGGACGCCGTTCGACTACCTTCGCACGGTCCCGTCGGCGGTCGCCGAGGCGAGCAACGGCTACGATCTGATTCACGCCCACTACGGACTGACGGCACCGATCGCGCTCGCACAGCTTCGAACGCCGGTCGTCCTCTCGCTGTGGGGATCGGACGTACACGGCCCCGTCAAACCACTCAGTCAACTGTGTGCGCCGCTGTGTGAGGAAGTCGTCGTCATGTCGGATCGAATGCGCGAGGCGCTCGGACAGGACGCACACGTCATCCCCGACGGCGTCGATCTGACGAAGTTTCAACCGGAGTCGCGAGAGCGCGCTCGAGCGAAAATCGACTGGGAGACCGGCGACGCCTACCAGGTCCTCTTTCCGTACTCGCCGACGCGTGAGGTCAAGGATTTCCCCCGAGCGCGCCGAATCGTCGCCGCAGCCAGCAACTTTCTCGAGCGACCGATCGACCTGCGGACGGTCTCCGACGTGCCCCACGAGACGATTCCGAATTACATGAACGCCGCAGACGCCCTCCTGTTGACCTCGAAGAGCGAAGGGTCTCCGAACTCGGTCAAGGAGGCGATGGCCTGTGACCTCCCCGTCGTCGCAACCGACGTCGGCGACGTCCGAGAACGACTGGCCGGCGTCAGCCCCTCCTGCGTCGGGCGCACCGACACAGAGCTAATCGAAGGACTGATCGGCGTCCTCGAGCGCGAGGAGCGCTCGAACGGCCGCGAGGTCGTCCGCGAGGTGAGCCTCGAGGAAACGACGAGTCAATTACTCGAGATTTACGAACGCGTCGCCGGAACGTCGACGCGGCGGATCGAAACCGTCGCACGCCAAGAGTGA
- a CDS encoding DUF354 domain-containing protein, producing MRILVFANTPAHVHLYRHVVDRLQGEGHDVLVLTREYACTTALLDYFELPYRVYGGHGTDRYSKLRFARELGGQIRTIAREARRFGPDVVFGRGPYAAFAGTLTRTPVVLVLDDEPGDFNYAVSRPFADCILSPAVTRRNLGDAHYTFEGFKECAYLHPAVFERDEPVRDLLGVDPDEPFAIVRFNALDALHDTGLEGFEPEQRRDLIQRLSEHATVFVSDEGNDMDLEDLPAQWYDLHPALIHDAMAEASLLVADTGTMVNEAALLGTPAIRYRGTDDHEYGEFVELERADLAKQFDDYDSLREHSLELLADDGTAERWRRRREEYVADLVNLSELLVDVAESRGSIDRLSSSTRSSLQSKAALNQ from the coding sequence ATGCGGATCCTCGTCTTTGCAAACACGCCTGCACACGTTCACCTGTATCGACACGTCGTCGACCGCCTCCAGGGGGAGGGTCACGACGTCCTCGTGTTGACTCGGGAGTACGCCTGTACGACGGCGTTACTCGACTACTTCGAGTTGCCGTATCGGGTCTACGGCGGCCACGGCACCGATCGCTACTCGAAGCTTCGCTTCGCTCGAGAGTTGGGGGGACAGATTCGAACGATCGCGCGCGAAGCCCGCCGATTCGGCCCCGACGTCGTCTTCGGTCGCGGCCCGTACGCGGCGTTCGCGGGAACGCTCACTCGAACGCCGGTCGTCCTCGTCCTCGACGACGAACCGGGAGACTTCAACTACGCCGTCTCCCGGCCGTTCGCCGACTGTATCCTCTCGCCGGCGGTCACCCGCCGGAACCTCGGGGACGCCCACTACACCTTCGAGGGCTTCAAGGAGTGCGCGTACCTCCACCCCGCCGTCTTCGAACGGGACGAACCGGTCCGGGACTTACTCGGCGTCGACCCGGACGAACCCTTCGCCATCGTTCGGTTCAACGCCCTCGACGCGCTGCACGACACCGGCCTCGAGGGGTTCGAGCCGGAGCAGCGTCGCGACCTGATCCAGCGACTGAGCGAGCACGCGACCGTCTTCGTCTCCGACGAGGGCAACGACATGGACCTCGAGGACCTCCCCGCACAGTGGTACGACCTCCACCCGGCCCTGATCCACGACGCGATGGCCGAAGCGTCGCTGCTCGTCGCGGACACGGGAACGATGGTCAACGAGGCGGCGTTGCTCGGCACGCCTGCCATCCGCTACCGGGGCACCGACGACCACGAGTACGGCGAGTTCGTGGAACTCGAGCGCGCCGACCTGGCCAAACAGTTCGACGACTACGACTCGCTCCGTGAGCACTCCCTCGAGTTGCTCGCGGACGACGGCACCGCCGAACGTTGGCGACGACGCCGCGAGGAGTACGTCGCGGACCTCGTGAACCTCTCCGAACTGTTGGTCGACGTCGCCGAATCTCGTGGTTCCATCGATCGACTCAGTTCGTCGACGCGTAGCTCCCTCCAATCGAAGGCTGCGCTAAATCAGTAG
- a CDS encoding DUF4870 domain-containing protein, translating to MSSPSTPSNPERFDDRSLGGILVHPLAMVTAFIGPAVVYAVSDHEFTRENARHAFNWHATVVTLAVVAFVTGFLSADEVTVGGESIDPLSIPAPIDTVLMFVGVLLLLATMVAVVATFAYAIIATVKAVSGTAWSYPGAVDIVERFL from the coding sequence ATGAGTTCGCCATCCACTCCATCTAACCCCGAACGGTTCGACGACCGATCCCTCGGCGGCATCCTCGTCCATCCGCTCGCGATGGTTACCGCCTTCATCGGCCCCGCCGTCGTGTACGCCGTTTCGGACCACGAATTTACACGGGAGAACGCCCGTCACGCTTTCAACTGGCACGCTACCGTGGTCACGCTAGCGGTCGTCGCGTTTGTAACGGGCTTCCTCAGCGCCGACGAAGTCACCGTCGGCGGGGAGTCGATCGATCCGCTGTCGATTCCGGCACCGATCGATACGGTGCTTATGTTCGTCGGTGTCCTCCTGTTGCTCGCGACGATGGTCGCTGTAGTCGCCACGTTCGCGTACGCCATCATCGCCACCGTCAAGGCAGTGTCCGGGACAGCGTGGTCGTACCCCGGCGCGGTTGACATCGTCGAGCGATTCCTGTAA
- a CDS encoding universal stress protein: MYRSLLLATDGTDGARQATNHAITLAEQLGASLHIVSVSEDGPHSTEKQDEMRSDPESDAANALEDAERAALERDLEVTTTVRHGVPQEEIVDVAETNAIDMVVLGTAGRTGLDHLVVGSVAEEVVRNAPVPVVTVRERT; encoded by the coding sequence ATGTATCGCTCACTTTTGCTCGCGACCGACGGGACGGACGGCGCACGACAGGCGACGAATCACGCAATTACGCTCGCCGAGCAACTCGGCGCGAGCCTCCACATCGTCTCGGTCTCCGAAGACGGCCCCCACAGCACGGAAAAACAAGACGAGATGCGCTCCGATCCGGAGAGCGACGCTGCGAATGCACTCGAGGACGCCGAGCGAGCGGCCCTCGAGCGCGACCTCGAGGTGACGACGACGGTTCGCCACGGCGTGCCACAGGAAGAGATCGTCGACGTCGCCGAGACGAACGCGATCGACATGGTCGTCCTCGGCACCGCGGGTCGGACCGGACTCGATCACCTGGTGGTGGGAAGCGTCGCAGAAGAGGTCGTTCGAAACGCACCCGTGCCGGTCGTCACCGTCCGTGAGCGGACGTAA